TGTAAAAGAAAATAGCTACTGATGCTAAAATAGGGAACAAACTTACGTGGTTACCATAAAATGGAATGTAGAATGGTAATTTAATTACTGCATCATACGTTGCTAAATCGTGTGCCCACAAGAAAGATTTTCCTCTTAAATCAAAAGCTGCCGGGAAAAACTGGAACAACGCATAGAAAACCGGAATTTGCGCTAAGGCTGGTAAACAACCTGCCATTGGGTTTACCCCTGCAGATGAATACAACTTCATGGTTTCTTGTTGTTTTTTCATCGGGTCTTTAGCGTACTTTTCATTCAACTCATTAATTTCTGGGCGTAAAACTTTCATTTTAGCTTGCGAAACATATGATTTGTATGTAATTGGCGACATAACCAAACGTACAATTATGGTAAAAACAATAATTGCAATACCGTGAGGAATGAATTTAATTAAAACTCCAAAAATAGGAATAAATAAAAACTTGTTAATCCATCCAAAAATACCCCAACCTAATGAGATTGATTTTTGTAAATTTTTATCGTATGATTTTAACAATTCGTAATCCGACGGACCGAAATATAAATTCATTGCATAATTTACTTCACCGTTTTTAAAATCTAACGGAATGCTAGAGTAAAAGTTTTTAGTAAATGTAGTATCAATTTTTTCGTCTTTAACAATGTTTTCAGACTTTAGTTCCACATTATTAAACGGCGTATCTGTAAGTAAAATTGAGGTAAAAAAGTGCTGTTTGTAAGCAATGTAAGTTACATCGTTTTCCTTTGTTTCAGCAACAGATCCTTGTCCTAAATAATCTGTTTTTTTACCATCGTATTCATAAAAAACTTCTGTATAACGATTTTCGTACGAAACCGATTGTTCGTTACGAAACGCTTTTAACTGCCATTGTAAATCTAATGGTGAAGTTGTGTTAACTACCGATTGTAAACCTTGGGTACGAATTCCAAAGTCCATCATGTAATTATCTGGACGTAATACGTAACGGTATTCTAAGTACGAATTTTCTGAAGCTTTTAAGCGCATGCTTAAAACCTGATTATCACCTTCTTTAGTTAATGTAGGTTCGAAAAATAAATCTTGCGTATTTAAAATGCGGTTATCTAACGTTTTAACTTCCATATTTAAAAACGAGTTACCGTCTTTAACTAAAGTAATAGGTTCTTTGGTTTGAAAGTTTTCTTCGTTATTTAAAATAACTTCTTTTAAATATCCTCCTTTGTTAGCAAACTTTAAGGTTAAAACCCCGTTTGAAACTTCGGTTACGGCATCAGTTGCAGATGGTAAAGTTGCGCTGTAAGAAAAAGCACCTAATGTTGCTTGTAAAGCATTTAGTTTGGTTGAATCTGAGGCTGCAGCAACAATATTTTCAGACAATTGTTGTGCTTCGGCAGCTTTAGCTTCAATTTGCTTTTGCTCAACTTCTTGAGCCATTTTTTCACTTTCTTTATTGACGTTGTTATACATCATCCAGATCATTACTCCGGAAATTAATAACAATCCAATAATAGATTTGATGTCAAATTTTTTTTCTTCCATTTAAAAAAATGTTTAATAATCTTGTTTGTAAGCGATTTGCTTATTGGTTTTTGTGCGCAACCGCTGCTGCCACAAAGTTAATAAATAAAGGATGCGGACTTGCCACAGTTGATTTATATTCTGGATGATACTGAACGCCGATAAAGAATGGATGTTCTTTAATTTCGATTACCTCAACCAATCCGGTTTCTGGATTCACACCCGAACAAATTAAGCCAGCAGCTTCTAATTGCTCTTTATATGCGTTATTGAATTCGAAACGGTGACGGTGACGCTCTAAAATATCTGATTGGCCGTAAATTTTATGAGCTAAAGTTCCCGGTTCTAAACTACATTGCCAAGCACCTAAACGCATGGTTCCGCCTTTTTCGGTAACTAATTTTTGCTCTTCCATAATGTTGATTACCGGATAAGCTGTTTGCTCGTTCATTTCGGTTGAATTGGCATTGGCAAAACCTAAAACATTTCTGGCGTATTCTATAACAGCCATTTGCATACCTAAACAAATACCTAAAAATGGAATTTTGTTTTCGCGTGCGTAACGAACCGTTTCTATTTTACCTTCAATTCCGCGACCTCCAAAACCTGGTGCTACTAAAATAGCATCTAAATTAGCTAATTTTTCTGCTACGTTTGCTGCATCAATATATTCAGAATGAATGCTTACAACGTTTACTTTGGTTTGGTTTGATGCACCTGCGTGAATAAAGGCTTCTAAAATAGATTTGTACGAATCTTGCAATTCTACATATTTACCTACTAAACCAATATTTACTTCGTGTTTTGGATTTTTTAAACGTGATAAAAATTCGTTCCAGTTTTTTAAATCTGGTTCAGCCTTTTCTGGTAAGTTTAATTTTTTAAGCGCAACGCGATCTAAACCTTCTTCTAACATTAAATTAGGCACTTCATAAATAGTTCCTGCATCAATAGATTGAATTACGGCTTCTTGTTTTACGTTACAAAATGCTGCTAATTTTTTACGAATATCTAATGATAATTCATGTTCGGTTCTACAAACCAAAATATCAGCTTTAATACCGCTTTCCATTAAAGTTTTAACCGAGTGCTGCGTTGGTTTGGTTTTTAATTCGCCAGCGGCAGCTAAATATGGTACTAAAGTTAAATGGATTACTATTGCGTTTTCTTCGCCTAGATCCCATAATAACTGACGTACAGATTCGATATATGGTAATGATTCAATATCACCAACTGTTCCACCAATTTCGGTAATTACAATATCGTATTCGCCTGTTGTACCCAACAATTGCATACGTTCTTTAATTTCATTGGTAATATGTGGAACAACTTGTACGGTACGACCTAAAAATTCACCACGGCGTTCTTTTTCGATTACCGATAAATAAACACGGCCCGTAGTTACGTTATTTGCTTGTGATGTTGGAACGTTTAAAAAACGTTCGTAATGACCCAAATCTAAATCGGTTTCAGCTCCGTCATCGGTTACATAACATTCACCATGTTCGTAAGGATTTAAGGTTCCTGGATCTACATTAATATACGGGTCAAATTTTTGAATGGTTGTGCGGTATCCTCTTGCTTGTAGTAGTTTAGCTAGGGATGCTGCAATAATTCCTTTTCCTAAAGATGATGTTACACCACCTGTTACGAAAATATACTTTGTATTACTCATTACTATTTAATTATGTTGTGTTGTTGTTGATTTGTATTCGCTACAAAGTAGGCAAAAATACAATTATAATTTTTCATTAAGAAATGAAAAACCTTTTTTAAATATAATTTTATGAACTATTTAAACGGATTAGGATACTGCTGTTTTATTTTACGAATTAAACCTTCTAACCCATTTAATTTTATTTCGTAAACCATCTGGAGTTGTTGCCCTAACTTACCGGCTGGGAAACCTTTATTGTGATACCAAACCACATAATATTCGGGTAAATCTACAAGAAAATACCCTTCGTATTTACCGAAGGGCATTTTAGAATACGCTAATTCAATTAGCAAATTTTTGTCTGTCATTATAACCAATTAATGGTAATATCTTTTTCTATTTTTGGATGTAAACTAAAATGTACTGGGCAAGTAAATGCGGTACGTTCTAAAATAGTTTTGGTTTTCTCATCGGCTGCAATCCCCATATTTAAAACAACTTTAATTCCGGTTACGCGTCTTGGTTCTGTACCCATAATTTTGGTTACATCTGCAGTTGCTCCTGTAAAATCAACTCCTAAAGTTTCGGCTTTAATACCCATAACCGTTAGCATACAAGTTGCTAAAGAATTGGCTAACATATCGGTTGGTGAAAAGGCTTTGCCACGTCCGTGATTATCTGTTGGAGCATCAGTTAAAATAGTTGCTCCTGATTGCAAATGCGTAGATTCGGTACGCAAATTACCTAAATATTTTACTTTAGATGTACTCATAATTATTTTGCTTCTTTAATGGTTAAATCAGTATCATAATACAACAGATAAACACCTTTGTTATGATGGGCACCATCAACATTTACATAATTAAACTTATTTTCTAATTGTTGTGAGGCTGCATTCTCAACCGTACTATGAAATCCGTCTTGATTGTATAAACGTAAAATAGTATCAAAAGTTACATCAAAACCACGAGTTGCAAACTTATTAGGTAATGTATTGTTTTGCGCTTTGTATGTTTTAGCAAAATCGGTAAGTTTTAAACCATTAGCATCGTTGGTTACTGATGGATACAATAGTTTTAATTTAGTTAAATCGGTTAACGG
This genomic window from Flavobacterium agricola contains:
- a CDS encoding OsmC family protein, whose protein sequence is MSTSKVKYLGNLRTESTHLQSGATILTDAPTDNHGRGKAFSPTDMLANSLATCMLTVMGIKAETLGVDFTGATADVTKIMGTEPRRVTGIKVVLNMGIAADEKTKTILERTAFTCPVHFSLHPKIEKDITINWL
- the yidC gene encoding membrane protein insertase YidC, with amino-acid sequence MEEKKFDIKSIIGLLLISGVMIWMMYNNVNKESEKMAQEVEQKQIEAKAAEAQQLSENIVAAASDSTKLNALQATLGAFSYSATLPSATDAVTEVSNGVLTLKFANKGGYLKEVILNNEENFQTKEPITLVKDGNSFLNMEVKTLDNRILNTQDLFFEPTLTKEGDNQVLSMRLKASENSYLEYRYVLRPDNYMMDFGIRTQGLQSVVNTTSPLDLQWQLKAFRNEQSVSYENRYTEVFYEYDGKKTDYLGQGSVAETKENDVTYIAYKQHFFTSILLTDTPFNNVELKSENIVKDEKIDTTFTKNFYSSIPLDFKNGEVNYAMNLYFGPSDYELLKSYDKNLQKSISLGWGIFGWINKFLFIPIFGVLIKFIPHGIAIIVFTIIVRLVMSPITYKSYVSQAKMKVLRPEINELNEKYAKDPMKKQQETMKLYSSAGVNPMAGCLPALAQIPVFYALFQFFPAAFDLRGKSFLWAHDLATYDAVIKLPFYIPFYGNHVSLFPILASVAIFFYMKMTTGDQAMSTPPQEGMPDMGKIMKIMIYVSPVMMLFFFNNYASGLSLYYFVSNLITIGIMWVIKNRIVNEDKIHAQIQENKKSEKPKSKFQQRMQQMLEQAEEQKKAKNNK
- a CDS encoding CTP synthase; protein product: MSNTKYIFVTGGVTSSLGKGIIAASLAKLLQARGYRTTIQKFDPYINVDPGTLNPYEHGECYVTDDGAETDLDLGHYERFLNVPTSQANNVTTGRVYLSVIEKERRGEFLGRTVQVVPHITNEIKERMQLLGTTGEYDIVITEIGGTVGDIESLPYIESVRQLLWDLGEENAIVIHLTLVPYLAAAGELKTKPTQHSVKTLMESGIKADILVCRTEHELSLDIRKKLAAFCNVKQEAVIQSIDAGTIYEVPNLMLEEGLDRVALKKLNLPEKAEPDLKNWNEFLSRLKNPKHEVNIGLVGKYVELQDSYKSILEAFIHAGASNQTKVNVVSIHSEYIDAANVAEKLANLDAILVAPGFGGRGIEGKIETVRYARENKIPFLGICLGMQMAVIEYARNVLGFANANSTEMNEQTAYPVINIMEEQKLVTEKGGTMRLGAWQCSLEPGTLAHKIYGQSDILERHRHRFEFNNAYKEQLEAAGLICSGVNPETGLVEVIEIKEHPFFIGVQYHPEYKSTVASPHPLFINFVAAAVAHKNQ
- a CDS encoding DUF3820 family protein, which produces MTDKNLLIELAYSKMPFGKYEGYFLVDLPEYYVVWYHNKGFPAGKLGQQLQMVYEIKLNGLEGLIRKIKQQYPNPFK